From one Pecten maximus chromosome 8, xPecMax1.1, whole genome shotgun sequence genomic stretch:
- the LOC117332174 gene encoding uncharacterized protein LOC117332174: protein MVLNRVILSTLLFYVICEENPDKRILLSDPDYFKQQITHLQSEIQSLQATTQSQNAELQTQTVELHTLQATVQSQNATLQTQSGELHTLQTLQATVQTQNSELQTLHTTVQTQASDISSLKQLVQANSDVGGSTFVRWGRTDCPANLTELVYSGYAGGSWFDHSGAAANPLCLPSDPEWLHTTIVPDDYTGRIYGAEYQSLNAHTLFGPKSHDEEVPCAVCRSTSFVSSVMIPARTTCYSGWTKAYGGSLSSGYYALPAASQYVCIDEHAQAVVGGGDRNDNGLLFYGVKAFCGSLRCPPYEEDKFIACVVCMK from the exons ATGGTTCTTAATCGCGTTATACTATCTACGTTGTTATTTTATGTCATTTGTGAGGAAAATCCTGACAAGAGGATTCTCCTGAGTGACCCAGACTACTTCAAACAACAGATCACCCACCTACAGAGTGAAATACAGTCCCTTCAGGCCACGACACAGTCACAGAATGCTGAGCTTCAGACTCAAACAGTGGAGCTACATACCCTTCAGGCAACTGTacagtctcaaaatgcaacgCTTCAGACTCAATCTGGTGAACTACATACACTACAGACCCTACAGGCCACGGTACAGACACAGAATAGTGAGCTGCAGACCCTTCATACCACGGTACAAACACAGGCGAGTGATATATCCTCTCTGAAACAACTCGTACAGGCAAATTCTG ATGTCGGCGGGTCGACATTTGTACGTTGGGGACGGACCGACTGTCCTGCCAACCTGACGGAGCTCGTGTATTCTG GTTATGCAGGCGGTTCTTGGTTTGACCATTCTGGAGCTGCAGCTAACCCTCTTTGCCTGCCATCTGATCCAGAATGGTTACATACAACAATTGTACCAGACGACTACACCGGACGGATTTATGGGGCAGAGTACCAATCGCTTAATGCTCACACTCTGTTCGGCCCAAAATCACACGACGAAGAAGTTCCGTGTGCGGTCTGTAGATCGACGTCCTTTGTCTCCTCTGTGATGATACCGGCGAGGACGACATGCTACAGCGGCTGGACGAAGGCGTACGGCGGGTCACTGTCGTCAGGGTACTACGCTCTACCGGCTGCTTCTCAATATGTGTGTATAGATGAGCATGCACAGGCTGTTGTTGGAGGTGGAGACAGAAACGACAATGGTTTATTATTTTATGGCGTCAAGGCGTTTTGTGGCTCCCTTCGATGTCCACCATACGAGGAAGATAAATTTATAGCTTGTGTGGTTTGCATGAAATAA
- the LOC117333721 gene encoding short-chain collagen C4-like, whose translation MVPNHLILCMLLFYVNCDDSPDKRILLSDPDYVQQQLIHLQSELQSLQATVQSQNTELHTQSGELQTLQATVQTQTSEISSLKQQLVQANSDGGGSTFVRWGRTDCPANLTELVYSGYAGGSWYGHSGAAADPLCLPSDPEWLQTTIVPDTYTGQIYGAEYESVNAHTLFGPKSHDEEVPCAVCRSTSFVSSVMIPARTTCYSGWTKAYGGSLASGYYAQAAASQFVCIDEHAQPVVGGGDR comes from the exons ATGGTTCCTAATCATCTTATACTgtgtatgttattattttatgtcAATTGTGATGACAGTCCCGACAAGAGGATTCTCTTGAGTGACCCCGACTACGTCCAACAACAGTTGATACACCTACAGAGTGAACTACAGTCCCTACAGGCCACGGTACAATCACAGAATACTGAGCTACACACTCAATCTGGTGAACTACAGACCCTACAGGCCACAGTACAGACACAGACGAGTGAAATATCCTCTCTGAAACAACAACTCGTACAGGCAAATTCTG ATGGTGGTGGTTCGACTTTTGTCCGTTGGGGACGGACCGACTGTCCTGCCAACCTGACGGAGCTCGTGTATTCTG GTTATGCAGGCGGTTCTTGGTATGGCCATTCCGGAGCTGCAGCTGATCCTCTTTGCTTGCCATCTGATCCAGAATGGTTACAGACAACAATTGTACCAGACACCTACACCGGACAAATTTATGGGGCAGAGTACGAATCGGTTAATGCTCACACGCTGTTCGGCCCAAAATCACACGACGAAGAAGTTCCGTGTGCGGTCTGTAGATCGACGTCCTTTGTCTCCTCTGTGATGATACCGGCGAGGACGACATGCTACAGCGGCTGGACGAAGGCGTACGGTGGCTCACTGGCGTCAGGTTACTACGCTCAAGCTGCTGCTTCTCAATTTGTGTGCATAGATGAGCATGCGCAGCCTGTTGTTGGAGGTGGAGACAGATAG
- the LOC117332175 gene encoding short-chain collagen C4-like — MVLYHTILCTLLFYVNCDDSLEKRILMSDPDYINQQMTHLQGELQSLQAKVQSQEAKLQTQSAELHTLQNLQSTVQAQTNEISSLKQQLVQANSDGGGSTFVRWGRMDCPANLTELVYSGYAGGSYSGHSGAAADPLCLPPDPQWLDTTVVPDTYTGHIYGAEYESVNANTLFGPKSHDEEVPCAVCRSTSFVSSVMIPARTTCYSGWTKAYGGSLSSGYYAQTATSQYVCVDEHAQPVVGGADRNDIGVLFYGVKAFCGSLRCPPYEPDKFIACVVCMK, encoded by the exons ATGGTTCTTTATCATACTATACTGTGTACGTTGTTATTTTATGTCAACTGTGATGACAGTCTTGAAAAGAGGATTCTTATGAGTGACCCCGACTACATCAATCAACAGATGACCCACCTCCAGGGAGAACTACAGTCCCTTCAAGCCAAGGTACAGTCACAGGAAGCTAAGCTTCAGACACAATCTGCTGAACTACATACTCTACAAAACCTACAGTCCACGGTACAGGCACAGACGAATGAAATATCCTCCCTGAAACAGCAACTCGTACAGGCAAATTCTG ATGGCGGTGGGTCGACTTTTGTCCGCTGGGGACGAATGGACTGTCCTGCCAACCTGACGGAGCTCGTGTATtctg GTTATGCAGGCGGTTCTTACAGTGGCCATTCTGGAGCTGCAGCTGATCCTCTTTGCCTGCCACCTGACCCACAGTGGTTAGACACAACAGTTGTACCAGACACCTACACCGGACATATTTATGGGGCAGAGTACGAATCGGTTAATGCTAACACGCTGTTCGGCCCAAAATCACACGACGAAGAAGTTCCGTGTGCGGTCTGTAGATCTACGTCCTTTGTCTCCTCTGTGATGATACCGGCGAGGACGACATGCTACAGCGGCTGGACAAAGGCGTACGGCGGGTCACTATCGTCAGGTTACTACGCTCAAACTGCTACTTCTCAGTATGTTTGTGTAGATGAGCATGCGCAGCCTGTCGTTGGAGGAGCAGATAGAAACGATATTGGTGTATTATTTTATGGCGTCAAGGCGTTTTGTGGCTCCCTGCGATGTCCACCATACGAGCCAGATAAATTTATAGCTTGTGTAGTCTGCATGAAATAA